A section of the Rhodothermus profundi genome encodes:
- a CDS encoding acyl-CoA dehydrogenase family protein gives MFVQEPPVLDNTYETDPMLRGYLARVLPPEVLRDLEPELQELGALAGGPLYRLQLEDRTSEPVHIPWSPWGERIDEVRLTRVWQEAERLAVRFGLVATAYEQAHGAFSRIHQFAKVYLFAPSTDIYACPLAMTDGAARTLLASGNRQLIERALPHLTSRDPATFWTSGQWMTELAGGSDVGRSQTVARRAPDGSWRLYGRKWFVSAVTAQMALILARPEGNPPGGQGLALFYAELRDAQGRPRGFQILRLKDKLGTRKLPTAEVLLEGLPAEPVAGLTHGTRAIAPMLNVTRTWNAITATALMQRGLMLACSYARRRIAFGKPLIEHPLHLDTLAGLQAETAAAFHLSFLIAELMGRAETNIATDSERALLRLMTPVAKLTTARQAVTVLSEVLEAFGGAGYVEDTGLPALLRDAQVLPIWEGTTNILALDVLRALDEVEGLTALQEAFDTWLPSLPAALASPARKAQAALQAATTWLTRVAADPARLQADARRFALTLGRATALALLLRQAAWGLARHDGRPAAAALRFARTDINALAACAPPAESRALVLDEPFHLQPSLSP, from the coding sequence ATGTTTGTGCAGGAGCCGCCTGTCCTCGACAACACCTATGAAACCGACCCGATGCTGCGCGGCTACCTCGCGCGCGTTCTTCCTCCTGAGGTGCTGCGCGACCTCGAACCCGAACTGCAGGAGCTGGGCGCCCTCGCTGGCGGACCGCTTTACCGTCTCCAGCTTGAAGACCGCACCAGCGAACCCGTTCATATTCCCTGGAGTCCCTGGGGCGAACGTATCGATGAAGTGCGCCTGACCCGGGTCTGGCAGGAAGCTGAACGCCTGGCTGTACGCTTCGGCCTGGTCGCCACTGCCTATGAACAAGCGCACGGGGCCTTTTCGCGCATTCATCAGTTTGCCAAAGTCTACCTGTTTGCGCCTTCAACTGATATCTATGCCTGTCCGCTGGCAATGACCGACGGCGCCGCTCGCACGCTGCTCGCCAGCGGCAATCGGCAACTGATCGAGCGGGCTCTGCCGCACCTGACAAGCCGGGATCCTGCGACCTTCTGGACCAGTGGTCAGTGGATGACCGAGCTGGCAGGCGGCTCAGATGTCGGACGAAGCCAGACCGTGGCACGCCGCGCACCGGACGGCTCCTGGCGCCTCTATGGCCGCAAATGGTTTGTCTCGGCCGTTACAGCCCAGATGGCGCTTATCCTGGCCCGTCCGGAGGGCAATCCTCCAGGAGGCCAGGGACTGGCCCTCTTCTATGCTGAGCTGCGCGACGCGCAGGGACGACCACGGGGCTTTCAAATCCTGCGCCTGAAAGACAAGCTAGGAACGCGCAAGCTGCCTACAGCCGAAGTCCTGCTAGAAGGACTACCGGCAGAGCCGGTGGCCGGCCTCACGCATGGCACGCGGGCCATCGCTCCAATGCTGAACGTCACGCGCACCTGGAACGCCATCACAGCCACGGCACTCATGCAACGCGGTCTCATGCTGGCCTGCAGCTATGCTCGGCGGCGAATCGCCTTCGGTAAGCCCCTGATCGAACATCCGCTTCACCTTGATACGCTGGCTGGTCTGCAGGCTGAAACGGCTGCCGCCTTCCACCTGTCCTTCCTGATTGCTGAACTCATGGGCCGGGCCGAAACCAACATAGCGACGGACAGTGAACGGGCCCTATTGCGGCTGATGACTCCGGTCGCCAAGCTAACAACGGCCCGGCAGGCAGTAACGGTGCTGAGCGAAGTACTGGAGGCTTTTGGAGGCGCCGGCTACGTTGAAGACACGGGACTGCCCGCCCTGCTGCGCGACGCGCAAGTGCTTCCTATCTGGGAGGGCACGACCAACATACTGGCTCTTGATGTGCTGCGCGCGCTCGACGAGGTCGAGGGCCTAACTGCCCTGCAGGAAGCTTTTGACACCTGGCTACCGTCGCTGCCTGCTGCGTTGGCATCGCCCGCCCGAAAAGCGCAGGCGGCGCTGCAGGCAGCCACAACCTGGTTAACCAGAGTGGCTGCCGATCCCGCTCGGCTTCAGGCCGACGCTCGTCGCTTTGCGCTCACGCTGGGACGAGCTACGGCGCTGGCCTTGCTATTACGCCAAGCAGCCTGGGGGCTAGCGCGCCATGACGGCCGCCCAGCCGCAGCTGCGCTGCGTTTTGCCCGAACCGACATCAACGCCCTGGCAGCCTGCGCACCGCCAGCCGAAAGCCGCGCCCTGGTGCTGGACGAACCGTTCCACCTACAGCCGTCTCTGTCGCCATGA
- a CDS encoding phosphotransferase family protein codes for MSVRLEPHELSDVRPEARFNEARLAAFLRGKLPGTDQPLRVRQFTGGAANLTYLLDYGTHQYVLRRSPPGPLPRGGHDMRREYTVLSRLWQAYPLAPRAFLFCDDPEIVGTPFFVMERRHGVVVRTELPAIFQPHPDAPRRMALALVDALADLHAVDFRAIGLGELGRPAGFLERQIEGWWKRWEAARTMDLPDLAAVYTWLQANRPAHAETALVHNDYKLDNVMFALTDPGRIVAVFDWDMCTLGDPLSDLGALLAYWVRPDDPPIFRSLTTMPLDERFPTREELVARYAARRGRPLPDVRFYHVLGLYRVTVIVAQLYARFVRGLNADPRYKALGSVLPALARAARTVAEA; via the coding sequence ATGAGCGTTCGACTCGAACCCCATGAGCTGAGCGACGTCCGCCCCGAAGCTCGCTTTAATGAAGCCCGGCTTGCTGCTTTTCTGCGGGGTAAGCTGCCGGGCACCGACCAGCCGCTGCGCGTACGGCAATTTACCGGTGGCGCCGCTAACCTGACTTATCTGCTTGACTACGGCACCCATCAGTACGTACTGCGGCGCTCTCCACCTGGCCCCCTGCCACGCGGCGGCCACGACATGCGCCGCGAGTACACGGTGCTCTCGCGTCTATGGCAGGCGTATCCGCTCGCACCCCGTGCCTTCCTTTTCTGCGACGACCCCGAAATTGTGGGCACCCCCTTTTTTGTAATGGAGCGACGGCATGGCGTGGTCGTACGCACAGAGCTGCCCGCCATATTTCAGCCACATCCCGATGCGCCTCGCCGCATGGCCCTGGCACTTGTCGACGCGCTGGCCGACCTGCATGCCGTCGACTTTCGCGCCATTGGTCTCGGCGAGCTAGGCCGCCCCGCAGGCTTTCTCGAACGCCAGATCGAAGGCTGGTGGAAACGCTGGGAAGCTGCACGCACCATGGATTTGCCTGACCTGGCGGCCGTTTACACCTGGCTCCAGGCTAACCGGCCAGCCCATGCTGAAACGGCGCTGGTGCATAATGATTATAAGCTGGACAATGTGATGTTCGCGCTTACCGATCCAGGCCGTATCGTTGCTGTCTTCGACTGGGACATGTGCACTCTGGGCGACCCGCTCAGCGACCTCGGGGCCCTGCTGGCCTACTGGGTTCGTCCAGACGATCCTCCTATCTTTCGTTCCCTGACCACCATGCCCCTGGACGAGCGCTTTCCTACGCGGGAGGAGCTGGTGGCCCGCTATGCAGCCCGCCGTGGCCGCCCACTTCCAGACGTGCGCTTCTACCATGTGCTGGGGCTTTACCGCGTCACGGTCATCGTAGCCCAGCTCTATGCTCGCTTTGTTCGGGGCTTAAATGCTGATCCACGCTACAAAGCCCTCGGCTCTGTTCTCCCTGCCCTGGCCCGGGCCGCCCGCACTGTGGCAGAAGCCTGA
- a CDS encoding prolyl oligopeptidase family serine peptidase: MIGWLVVALLQTPTLWAQQISYPETPRVPVVDHYHGVLVPDPYRWLEDLDSEQTRRWIEAQNTLTFAYLDSIPQRAWIRQRLRELWNYPRYGVPQKEGGRYFFFKNDGLQDQSVLYVQEGRDGAPRVLIDPNTFSEDGTIALATLAISPDGRYVVYGLSEAGSDWRTFRIREVETGKDLPETLRWIKFSGAAWLPDNSGFFYSRYPEPTDDTLAAANRNQKLYFHRLGTDQSQDVLIYERPDDPELGFSAEVTRDGQYLILTVWKGTDTRNRLYYKDLNQPDAPVVRLLDDFDARYEFVGNTGTTFFLLTNLEAPNGRLIAIDITRPERANWRTIIPESKAVIQSVTLAGGRFVVRALEDVKTRLTVHALDGTLLDTIALPTLGSVSSVSGRPDDSELFFSFTSFTYPTTIFRHDLETGRTTVFHAPEIDFDPDPYEVRQVFYQSKDGTRIPMFLVHRKGLVRDGTHPVYLYGYGGFNISLTPSFNPSNLVWLELGGIYAVANLRGGGEYGEAWHRAGMLENKQNVFDDFIAAAEYLIREGYTSPHRLAIGGASNGGLLTGAVLTQRPELFGAVIVQVGVLDMLRYHRFTIGWAWVPEYGSPENPEHFRFLYAYSPLHNVRLHRCYPPTLIMTADHDDRVVPAHSYKFAATLQRAQGCARPILLRVETRAGHGGGIPTRKRIEMEADKWAFLVRMLDLSRIETMR; this comes from the coding sequence ATGATTGGATGGCTGGTGGTGGCGTTGCTGCAAACGCCAACGCTCTGGGCTCAACAGATCAGCTATCCGGAAACGCCCCGGGTGCCTGTGGTTGATCATTACCACGGGGTGCTGGTACCAGACCCATATCGTTGGCTGGAAGATCTGGACAGCGAGCAAACCCGGCGGTGGATCGAAGCGCAAAATACGCTGACCTTTGCCTATCTCGACAGTATTCCACAGCGTGCCTGGATTCGCCAGCGCCTGAGAGAGCTGTGGAATTATCCTCGCTATGGCGTGCCTCAGAAAGAAGGAGGACGGTATTTCTTCTTTAAAAACGACGGCCTGCAAGATCAATCGGTGCTTTACGTGCAGGAAGGGCGCGACGGGGCACCTCGCGTGCTGATTGATCCCAATACGTTTTCCGAGGATGGCACCATCGCCCTCGCCACGCTGGCCATCAGTCCAGATGGTCGTTATGTGGTCTATGGACTCAGCGAGGCAGGTTCCGACTGGCGCACGTTCCGCATCCGCGAGGTAGAGACCGGCAAAGATCTTCCGGAAACGCTGCGATGGATCAAATTCAGCGGAGCTGCCTGGTTGCCTGACAACAGCGGCTTTTTCTACAGCCGCTACCCTGAACCAACCGATGATACGCTGGCGGCCGCCAACCGAAACCAGAAGCTATACTTTCATCGGTTAGGCACGGACCAATCCCAGGATGTGCTGATCTACGAGCGCCCGGACGATCCAGAGCTGGGGTTTAGCGCCGAAGTAACCCGCGACGGACAGTACTTGATTCTAACCGTCTGGAAAGGGACTGATACGCGTAATCGACTGTACTACAAAGACTTAAATCAACCAGATGCGCCGGTCGTGCGGTTGTTGGATGATTTTGACGCGCGCTACGAATTTGTGGGCAACACCGGGACAACATTTTTCCTTCTGACCAACCTGGAGGCCCCGAATGGCCGCCTGATCGCCATTGACATTACCCGTCCAGAACGTGCCAACTGGCGCACGATCATCCCGGAAAGCAAGGCGGTGATCCAGTCAGTAACGCTGGCCGGTGGACGTTTTGTGGTGCGGGCGCTCGAAGATGTCAAAACGCGTTTGACCGTGCACGCGTTGGACGGAACGCTTCTGGATACTATCGCACTGCCTACGCTGGGAAGCGTCTCCAGCGTAAGCGGGCGTCCGGACGATTCGGAGCTGTTTTTCAGTTTCACCAGCTTTACCTATCCGACGACCATCTTCCGACATGATCTGGAGACGGGCAGGACAACGGTCTTTCATGCACCGGAGATTGACTTCGATCCAGATCCCTACGAAGTACGGCAGGTTTTCTATCAAAGCAAGGATGGGACGCGGATTCCCATGTTTCTGGTTCATCGCAAGGGGTTGGTGCGCGACGGAACGCATCCCGTTTACCTGTACGGCTACGGTGGCTTTAACATTAGTCTCACCCCCTCGTTCAATCCGAGCAACCTGGTCTGGTTAGAGCTCGGTGGAATCTATGCCGTGGCCAATCTCCGGGGAGGGGGAGAGTACGGCGAAGCCTGGCACCGGGCGGGCATGCTCGAAAACAAGCAGAACGTGTTTGACGACTTTATTGCGGCAGCAGAATATCTCATCCGGGAAGGGTATACTTCGCCTCATCGGTTGGCTATTGGTGGAGCCAGCAACGGCGGATTGTTGACCGGGGCCGTGCTCACGCAGCGGCCGGAGCTGTTTGGAGCGGTGATTGTGCAGGTGGGCGTGCTGGATATGTTGCGCTACCACCGTTTTACGATTGGATGGGCCTGGGTGCCCGAATACGGCTCACCCGAGAACCCTGAGCATTTCCGTTTTCTGTATGCCTATTCTCCTCTGCACAACGTACGCCTGCACCGCTGCTATCCGCCGACGCTTATCATGACGGCGGACCACGATGATCGGGTGGTGCCGGCGCATTCGTACAAGTTTGCCGCCACGCTGCAACGGGCGCAGGGGTGCGCCCGGCCCATTCTGCTACGCGTTGAGACTCGGGCCGGGCACGGGGGAGGCATCCCGACCCGGAAACGAATCGAGATGGAGGCGGATAAGTGGGCTTTTCTGGTGCGAATGCTTGATTTATCCCGGATAGAAACGATGCGGTAG
- the moaA gene encoding GTP 3',8-cyclase MoaA, protein MQYLLPVLTTPEGGDPAHVPEDFGLSYDPARSAADVLTDGFGRRHTYLRISLIEHCNLRCRYCMPEEGLDWTPPEHLLTDEEIVRLARLFVTQGVTKIRLTGGEPLLRKGVEHIVAELARLPGLKTLAMTTNGLLLPKKLERLQSAGLTQLNISLDTLRPERFEILTRRKGFEQVIRAIDLAIERGYRPLKVNCVVLRGFNDDELLDFAAWTKDRPVEVRFIEFMPFDGNGWNDAQLVPAAEMRARIEAHYVLEPIAFDPHGTARLFRIPGHQGRLGFIASMTEPFCEGCNRLRITADGSLKVCLFGRAEVSLRDAMRQGASDEELLALISAAVGRKHARHAGMYNLARMRNRPMITIGG, encoded by the coding sequence ATGCAATACCTCCTGCCTGTGCTGACGACACCGGAAGGGGGGGACCCCGCACACGTCCCAGAAGATTTTGGGCTGTCCTACGATCCGGCCCGCTCGGCTGCTGACGTGCTAACTGATGGATTCGGACGCCGCCATACCTATCTGCGCATTTCGCTGATTGAGCACTGCAACCTGCGCTGTCGCTACTGCATGCCCGAAGAAGGGCTGGACTGGACCCCTCCGGAACATCTGTTGACCGATGAGGAGATTGTTCGGCTGGCCCGCCTTTTTGTGACGCAGGGGGTAACAAAAATCCGATTAACAGGCGGCGAGCCGTTGCTCCGAAAGGGCGTTGAGCATATTGTGGCGGAACTGGCCCGCCTGCCCGGACTCAAAACGCTGGCTATGACCACAAATGGTCTGCTTCTTCCTAAAAAACTGGAACGCTTGCAATCGGCCGGGCTAACGCAACTCAACATCAGCCTGGATACCTTGCGCCCGGAACGCTTCGAAATCCTCACGCGCCGCAAAGGCTTCGAGCAGGTAATCCGCGCTATCGACCTGGCCATTGAGCGCGGCTATCGACCCCTCAAAGTAAACTGTGTGGTGCTGCGCGGCTTTAACGACGATGAACTGCTGGACTTTGCGGCCTGGACAAAGGACCGACCCGTTGAAGTGCGTTTTATTGAATTTATGCCTTTCGATGGGAATGGCTGGAACGATGCGCAACTGGTACCAGCCGCTGAAATGCGCGCCCGCATTGAGGCGCATTATGTCCTGGAGCCCATCGCATTTGACCCCCATGGCACAGCCCGCCTGTTTCGCATTCCTGGCCATCAGGGGCGGTTGGGCTTTATTGCCTCCATGACGGAACCCTTCTGCGAAGGATGCAACCGGCTGCGGATTACGGCCGATGGCAGCCTGAAGGTATGTCTGTTTGGCCGAGCCGAGGTCAGCCTCCGGGATGCCATGCGCCAGGGAGCCAGCGACGAGGAGCTGCTGGCACTCATCAGCGCAGCCGTGGGACGCAAGCATGCGCGTCACGCCGGAATGTATAACCTGGCCCGCATGCGAAACCGCCCCATGATTACGATCGGGGGCTAA
- a CDS encoding GntR family transcriptional regulator → MLQPGRPRHQQLSDWLREQIEQGVYKPQDRLPSEHELSKRFGVSRITVRRALQTLEYEGLIYRCQGVGSFVRRPHIQQGLVRLTDFAEDMARAGLEARSKVVHFAPEDATAEVAARLEVPEGSTVVRLDRLRLGNGEPIAFDRTWLTPFYAQFLEGKDLERETIYGILEALDIPIVRGRYRIEAINATPEVARWLEVPSGMALLCIHRISCTTGGKVVYYQQRYYRSDRVVYELVLERDSRHRIPPAEGMPLREFEPVFQPPRKKS, encoded by the coding sequence ATGTTGCAACCAGGACGACCGCGCCATCAGCAGCTCAGCGACTGGCTGCGTGAGCAGATCGAGCAGGGGGTCTATAAGCCGCAGGATCGGCTGCCATCCGAGCATGAGTTGAGCAAGCGTTTTGGCGTCAGCCGCATAACCGTGCGGCGGGCCTTGCAGACGTTGGAGTACGAGGGATTGATCTATCGCTGCCAGGGGGTTGGGTCGTTTGTGCGGCGCCCGCACATTCAGCAAGGGCTGGTGCGGTTGACCGATTTCGCGGAAGACATGGCGCGTGCCGGGCTTGAAGCCCGCTCAAAAGTGGTCCACTTTGCGCCAGAAGATGCCACGGCCGAGGTGGCCGCCCGACTGGAAGTTCCAGAAGGTAGCACGGTGGTGCGGCTGGACCGGCTGCGCCTGGGCAATGGCGAACCCATTGCATTTGACCGAACCTGGCTGACTCCCTTCTACGCGCAGTTCCTGGAGGGGAAAGATCTGGAGCGTGAAACCATCTACGGCATTCTGGAAGCGCTGGACATCCCCATTGTGCGCGGTCGCTACCGCATTGAGGCGATCAATGCAACGCCTGAAGTAGCGCGCTGGTTAGAGGTGCCCTCAGGCATGGCCTTGCTGTGCATCCATCGCATCTCCTGCACAACCGGCGGAAAAGTGGTGTACTACCAGCAGCGCTACTACCGAAGTGACCGGGTTGTTTACGAACTGGTTCTGGAGCGCGATAGCCGACACCGCATTCCCCCTGCCGAAGGAATGCCGCTGCGCGAGTTTGAGCCCGTCTTTCAACCCCCCCGCAAAAAATCGTAA
- the ndk gene encoding nucleoside-diphosphate kinase produces the protein MEQTLAILKPDCVRRGLIGEVIRRIEAAGFRIRAMKMVHLTKKEAEGFYAVHRGRPFFEELTTFMSSGPCVPMVLEKENAVADFRALIGATDPAEAAEGTIRREFAESKGQNIVHGSDSVENARIEIHFFFPSIELVDRR, from the coding sequence ATGGAACAAACACTGGCCATTCTGAAGCCGGACTGCGTGCGGCGTGGTCTCATAGGCGAGGTCATTCGCCGGATTGAGGCGGCAGGCTTTCGCATCCGTGCCATGAAAATGGTGCATCTGACCAAAAAAGAGGCGGAAGGTTTTTATGCGGTCCATCGGGGACGGCCGTTTTTTGAAGAACTGACCACGTTTATGTCGAGCGGTCCCTGCGTGCCGATGGTATTGGAAAAGGAAAATGCCGTGGCAGACTTTCGGGCGCTTATCGGCGCGACCGATCCCGCCGAAGCGGCTGAGGGTACGATCCGGCGTGAATTTGCTGAATCCAAAGGTCAGAACATCGTCCATGGCTCCGACTCCGTCGAAAATGCCCGGATCGAGATCCATTTCTTCTTCCCAAGCATCGAGCTGGTGGATCGTAGGTAA
- a CDS encoding exo-beta-N-acetylmuramidase NamZ family protein, with protein sequence MRTGAEVLAARHFDLLRGKRVGLITNHTARIDTMHLIDRLMAEPEVHLVALFAPEHGLRGTAAAGEEIRDGRDVRTGLPVYSLYGATRKPTPEMLADLDVLVFDIQDVGARCYTYISTMGLAMQAAAEAGIPFVVLDRPNPLGGELISGFVLEPAQTSFVGLYPIPLVYGLTIGELAQLIRGEQLLPGLEHLELIVVPMEGWQRAMQWPDTQLPWRSPSPNLPSFEAALAYPGTVFFEAVDGSEGRGTDAPFLQVGTRWANARALADTLNAHQLPGVRFEPVSFVPQPRPGAPHPRYEGERLQGVRLRITDRRQFRPVVTGIYLLHAFYHQAPPAYRETFIQRPAWLARLAGTERLYALLKAGASPEAIVAAWEADLRAFQQQRQPYLLY encoded by the coding sequence GTGCGCACAGGCGCAGAGGTGCTGGCAGCCCGCCATTTTGATCTACTGCGTGGCAAGCGGGTCGGGCTAATTACCAATCATACCGCCCGCATCGATACGATGCATTTGATCGACCGGCTCATGGCCGAACCTGAGGTGCATCTGGTGGCCCTGTTTGCGCCGGAGCATGGACTGCGGGGCACAGCCGCCGCCGGCGAAGAAATCCGAGACGGGCGCGACGTGCGCACAGGGCTTCCGGTTTATAGCCTCTACGGCGCTACGCGCAAGCCAACGCCAGAGATGCTGGCCGACCTCGACGTGCTGGTGTTCGATATTCAGGACGTAGGCGCTCGCTGCTACACGTACATCTCCACCATGGGGTTGGCCATGCAGGCTGCGGCGGAGGCCGGTATCCCCTTTGTGGTGCTTGACCGGCCCAATCCCCTCGGCGGCGAGCTGATTTCAGGCTTCGTGTTAGAGCCGGCCCAGACTTCGTTTGTGGGCCTCTACCCCATTCCTCTGGTCTATGGCCTGACCATTGGGGAGCTGGCTCAATTGATCCGGGGAGAACAGTTGTTGCCTGGGCTGGAGCATCTGGAACTGATCGTGGTGCCGATGGAGGGATGGCAGCGTGCTATGCAATGGCCCGACACCCAGCTCCCCTGGCGCTCGCCCAGCCCTAACCTTCCTTCGTTTGAGGCGGCTCTAGCGTACCCGGGGACCGTCTTTTTTGAAGCAGTCGACGGCAGCGAAGGACGAGGTACGGATGCACCTTTCCTGCAAGTAGGTACGCGCTGGGCCAACGCCCGAGCGCTGGCTGACACGCTCAACGCCCACCAGTTGCCAGGCGTCCGTTTTGAGCCCGTTTCATTCGTGCCGCAGCCTCGTCCGGGCGCTCCGCATCCTCGCTACGAGGGTGAACGGCTGCAGGGGGTACGTCTGCGCATTACAGACCGCCGGCAATTCCGTCCGGTTGTTACTGGCATCTATCTGCTGCACGCCTTTTATCACCAGGCTCCGCCCGCATATCGGGAGACATTCATTCAGCGGCCAGCCTGGCTAGCCCGGCTGGCGGGCACCGAACGGCTCTATGCTCTGCTAAAAGCAGGCGCCTCGCCAGAAGCCATTGTTGCTGCCTGGGAAGCAGATCTCAGGGCGTTTCAGCAGCAACGTCAACCCTATCTGCTCTACTGA
- a CDS encoding DUF3098 domain-containing protein has translation MVFSRRNYQLLLLGVALVVLGFAIMAIEHELDGFWSRNVAPIVIVVGYLEVIWAILWRPRASKTTQ, from the coding sequence ATGGTTTTTTCGCGACGCAATTACCAACTGCTGCTGCTGGGGGTTGCGCTTGTGGTGCTGGGCTTTGCCATCATGGCCATTGAACATGAACTGGATGGTTTCTGGTCGCGCAATGTGGCCCCTATTGTGATCGTGGTCGGCTATCTGGAAGTGATCTGGGCAATTCTCTGGCGGCCACGCGCTTCTAAAACCACTCAGTAG
- the dacB gene encoding D-alanyl-D-alanine carboxypeptidase/D-alanyl-D-alanine endopeptidase, with translation MRAAHLLYAVLFGFLSTTGLHAPVSLEARLERVRSTLATEQAFWGLYVADVENGHVLVAQHARQGLLPASTHKLLTTAAALDLLGPDYRYRTVLYFNGRVEGTTLRGDLILRGSGDPTFGSPAWPGPDPLQRWAFQLARMGVRRIEGRLIGDDNRFDERPYADGWDIDYVTSQLNLGLGFAVSGLSYHDNVVHLRMRATRPGAPLAVAQEPFNYLTIENRAYTAARRYGEALQLERAFASEQVRLRGSVPYRYRGTIELPVANPTRYALEAFRYYLEQAGITVAATLVDIDDLPQPPRYHQRHALLVHFSPPLAEIVRVINHRSHNFYAEQVFRTLSPDGSSEGAARRIRAFLQRQGINPRGLTIRDGSGLSRKNLVPPAVLGQLLVAMQHHPAHQAFVASLPQGGARNSTLEDRLQDLPVRAKTGSLLHVRTLSGYLTTRHGRQLAFAFMANNYTIPAARIVRTLDQMVHTLYATP, from the coding sequence ATGCGTGCTGCGCACTTGCTGTATGCGGTGCTCTTTGGATTCTTGAGCACAACTGGTCTGCATGCACCGGTCTCGTTGGAAGCCCGCCTTGAGCGCGTTCGGTCCACACTGGCTACGGAGCAGGCTTTCTGGGGATTGTATGTGGCCGACGTGGAAAATGGCCATGTGCTGGTAGCCCAGCATGCCAGGCAGGGTTTATTGCCGGCCTCGACGCACAAACTGTTGACCACAGCCGCCGCCCTGGACCTGCTGGGTCCGGATTACCGGTATCGGACGGTTTTATACTTTAATGGTCGCGTAGAAGGCACGACGCTGCGAGGTGACCTGATCCTGCGCGGCTCGGGAGATCCTACCTTTGGCAGCCCTGCCTGGCCCGGACCCGACCCGCTGCAGCGCTGGGCGTTCCAACTGGCCCGCATGGGCGTCCGGCGCATCGAAGGCCGCCTTATCGGAGATGACAATCGCTTCGACGAGCGCCCCTATGCAGATGGCTGGGATATTGACTATGTTACTTCGCAGCTTAACCTGGGACTAGGGTTTGCTGTCAGTGGGCTCTCGTATCACGACAACGTAGTGCACCTGCGGATGCGCGCTACCCGGCCAGGCGCTCCTCTTGCTGTTGCGCAGGAGCCCTTTAATTACCTGACAATAGAAAACCGGGCTTACACAGCCGCCCGGCGCTATGGCGAAGCGCTCCAGCTTGAACGAGCGTTTGCTTCAGAGCAGGTGCGTCTGCGAGGCTCGGTACCGTATCGATACCGGGGAACCATTGAGCTCCCCGTAGCCAACCCTACCCGTTATGCCCTGGAAGCCTTTCGCTACTATCTGGAGCAGGCGGGGATTACCGTAGCGGCTACGTTGGTAGACATCGACGATTTACCCCAACCGCCTCGCTACCACCAGCGACATGCGCTGCTGGTGCATTTCTCGCCACCGCTAGCTGAAATTGTGCGCGTGATTAACCATCGCAGCCATAACTTCTATGCAGAGCAGGTTTTTCGCACGCTGAGTCCGGACGGTTCGTCCGAGGGGGCTGCCCGGCGCATTCGTGCCTTTTTACAGCGCCAGGGCATTAACCCACGTGGCCTTACCATTCGCGACGGATCCGGGCTTTCTCGCAAAAACCTGGTTCCACCGGCTGTTCTGGGACAGCTTTTAGTCGCCATGCAGCATCACCCTGCGCATCAGGCATTTGTTGCGTCCCTGCCTCAAGGGGGCGCGCGCAACTCAACGCTGGAAGACCGCCTGCAGGATCTCCCTGTCCGGGCCAAGACAGGCTCTCTACTTCACGTGCGTACGCTGAGCGGCTATCTTACTACCCGCCATGGACGTCAGCTTGCCTTTGCCTTTATGGCAAACAACTACACCATACCTGCTGCGCGTATTGTGCGCACACTGGATCAAATGGTCCACACCCTCTACGCTACCCCCTAG
- the mreD gene encoding rod shape-determining protein MreD — MPTLQLPPFLVARMLRVALGGLLVVLLQWLVLNRLLLWGAYPDAVLLFVAYLGLAYGRRAGLIGGFASGLLLDALLDSWGLHALAKSLIGFLVGLFALEEPEAFRPTLGQAFLGGLVLALVHNGLLVALLALAAGTRTAFMVEALWLGSALYTAFLSALVVLVRPN; from the coding sequence ATGCCCACGCTCCAACTGCCCCCCTTCCTTGTAGCCCGCATGTTACGCGTGGCGCTGGGAGGGCTTTTGGTGGTGCTGCTGCAATGGTTGGTGTTAAACCGTCTGCTTCTCTGGGGCGCCTATCCCGACGCGGTCTTACTTTTTGTAGCCTATCTTGGACTGGCTTACGGCCGCCGGGCAGGCCTGATTGGCGGCTTTGCCAGCGGACTTCTACTGGATGCGCTGCTCGACAGTTGGGGGTTGCACGCGCTGGCCAAAAGCCTTATAGGCTTTCTGGTGGGCCTGTTCGCTCTGGAAGAGCCGGAAGCGTTTCGTCCGACGCTTGGCCAGGCGTTCCTGGGCGGTCTGGTGCTGGCGTTGGTTCATAACGGTTTGCTGGTAGCGCTGCTGGCCCTGGCTGCCGGCACGCGCACGGCTTTCATGGTTGAAGCGCTCTGGTTAGGGAGCGCCCTGTACACCGCATTTCTGAGTGCGCTGGTTGTCCTGGTGCGTCCGAACTGA